A region of Frederiksenia canicola DNA encodes the following proteins:
- a CDS encoding transferrin-binding protein-like solute binding protein, whose translation MKYAVKTTLAVVISSMLAACGGTKGSFGVDDVEVEKPGVTKGSSKDISTTPRVKAEEAEGIMRPALGYEVKIPVRNRHPKNKDVHVSLNTESIVALNQNNNDVPHLDEVKKSSDNAVVIYTHTNTGKASAERNTEYVKSGYVANIGWTDRRFREGIFKVGPYGYVYYHGTNPSTAVPATLKATYQGTWDFVTDAKDGRNFDGSGFNPGIYRPGDFAGASSFDDRVHNQKDGNKIGHTSEFDVDFGTKKLSGKLYKHTEVNNNNPEQAHLLRYTISADIVGNRFKGKAIANDKNNEAFKQDSNYLEGGFYGPNSEELAGKFLANDYSLFAVFAGKRAKTEGEKVEKQYDAVYIPLDNFKANDLNTFGNIDKLIIDGKEYDIATNKDTFVSYKTDKKDGTKIVICCSNLDYVKFGNIGVNNQANYFLQGERTATKEMPTSGEVNYKGTWEGYISDSAVWSTSAGNQNGGSRAEFEVDFGSKKIAGKLTAEERINPTFIIHGSLDGNGFNGKASTGKDGFNLDPAATNSSRIVHIQNVDVKGGFFGKDASELGGSFHSEASKVGVVFGAKRQANE comes from the coding sequence ATGAAGTATGCAGTAAAAACAACGTTAGCGGTTGTGATCTCTTCAATGCTTGCAGCCTGTGGCGGCACAAAAGGTAGTTTTGGTGTAGATGATGTTGAGGTTGAAAAACCGGGCGTTACTAAGGGGAGCTCAAAAGATATCAGTACCACGCCAAGAGTAAAAGCTGAAGAAGCAGAAGGCATTATGCGTCCTGCATTAGGGTATGAAGTGAAGATTCCTGTGAGAAATCGTCATCCTAAAAATAAAGATGTACACGTTTCATTGAATACGGAAAGCATTGTTGCCTTGAATCAAAATAATAATGACGTTCCTCATTTAGATGAGGTAAAAAAATCGTCAGATAATGCGGTTGTAATTTATACCCATACGAATACGGGTAAAGCAAGTGCGGAAAGAAATACGGAGTATGTGAAATCAGGCTATGTAGCAAATATAGGTTGGACGGATAGACGCTTTCGAGAGGGAATATTTAAGGTGGGGCCTTACGGTTATGTTTATTACCATGGAACAAACCCTTCAACCGCAGTACCTGCAACATTGAAGGCAACTTACCAAGGGACGTGGGATTTTGTAACAGATGCAAAAGACGGACGTAATTTTGATGGTTCAGGCTTTAACCCGGGTATTTACCGTCCAGGTGATTTTGCTGGGGCATCTTCTTTTGATGATCGTGTTCATAATCAGAAAGATGGTAATAAAATTGGACATACAAGTGAGTTTGATGTTGATTTTGGCACCAAAAAACTCTCTGGCAAGCTATATAAGCATACTGAGGTAAATAATAATAACCCTGAACAAGCACATCTTCTTCGTTATACGATATCAGCTGACATTGTAGGAAACCGCTTTAAAGGAAAAGCGATTGCTAATGATAAAAATAATGAAGCATTTAAACAGGATTCCAACTACCTAGAAGGGGGGTTCTACGGACCAAACTCCGAAGAGTTAGCAGGGAAATTCTTAGCAAATGATTATTCTTTATTCGCTGTATTTGCTGGAAAGCGTGCGAAAACAGAAGGTGAAAAAGTCGAGAAACAATACGATGCGGTTTATATTCCTTTAGATAATTTTAAGGCTAACGATCTCAATACGTTCGGTAATATCGATAAACTAATTATTGATGGTAAAGAGTATGATATTGCTACGAATAAAGATACTTTTGTAAGTTATAAAACGGATAAAAAAGACGGCACTAAAATAGTGATCTGTTGTAGCAATTTAGATTATGTCAAATTCGGTAATATTGGTGTCAATAACCAAGCAAATTATTTCTTACAAGGTGAAAGAACAGCAACAAAAGAAATGCCAACCTCGGGAGAAGTAAATTACAAAGGAACTTGGGAAGGTTATATCTCGGATAGTGCGGTATGGAGTACGTCGGCAGGAAACCAAAATGGTGGAAGCCGAGCGGAGTTTGAAGTTGATTTTGGCAGTAAAAAAATTGCGGGTAAATTAACGGCGGAAGAACGTATCAACCCAACTTTTATTATTCATGGCTCTTTAGATGGAAATGGATTTAATGGTAAGGCATCAACAGGAAAAGATGGCTTCAACCTTGATCCTGCGGCAACAAATAGTTCACGCATTGTTCATATTCAGAATGTTGATGTCAAAGGCGGATTCTTCGGCAAAGATGCATCGGAATTAGGTGGTTCTTTCCACAGTGAAGCATCAAAAGTGGGCGTTGTTTTTGGCGCAAAACGCCAAGCAAATGAATAA
- the aldA gene encoding aldehyde dehydrogenase, protein MVKSYQMYINGEFTDAAHGHTFEVYNPATEQVVSTVPRSSDIDAIRAIDAADNAQEAWERLPAVERGKYLRLIANGIRERADEIARTITEEMGKTLALSLVEVNFTADYLDYMAEWARRYEGEIIQSDRPNEHIFLYKKAIGVTTGILPWNFPFFLVARKTAPALVTGNTIVIKPSEDAPNNAILFAEIVHKIGLPKGVFNVVTGFGNEVGPELSSNERVGMVSFTGSQLAGHKVMEAASKNIVKVNLELGGKAPAIVLDDADLELAATAVVNSRVINSGQVCNCAERIYVHRSIKDAFVAKLTEKMQAVRYGNPLERDDIDMGPLVNEKGLIKVKELVERSLQQGGRLVMGGKVVEGTGYYFEPTIIDNVDNSMEIMRSEIFGPVIPVATFDTIDEAIKLANDCEYGLTSSVYTQNLNKAMKVISRLKFGETYVNRENFEAMQGFHAGWRKSGIGGADGKHGLEEYLQTQVVYLQFDDKV, encoded by the coding sequence ATGGTTAAGTCTTATCAAATGTATATCAATGGCGAATTTACTGATGCTGCCCACGGTCATACTTTTGAAGTGTATAACCCAGCGACTGAACAAGTGGTTTCGACGGTGCCTCGCTCAAGCGATATTGATGCGATCCGAGCCATTGATGCGGCGGACAACGCTCAAGAAGCGTGGGAGAGATTGCCTGCCGTTGAGCGTGGTAAATATCTGCGGTTGATTGCGAACGGCATTCGTGAACGAGCTGATGAAATCGCCCGCACGATCACCGAAGAAATGGGTAAAACGTTGGCTCTCTCGTTAGTAGAAGTGAATTTTACTGCCGACTATTTGGATTATATGGCGGAGTGGGCTCGCCGTTATGAAGGCGAAATCATCCAAAGCGACCGTCCGAATGAGCATATTTTCTTATATAAAAAAGCGATTGGTGTGACCACAGGGATTTTGCCGTGGAACTTCCCTTTCTTCCTTGTGGCTCGCAAAACCGCACCAGCCTTGGTAACGGGGAATACAATCGTGATCAAACCGAGTGAAGATGCCCCAAACAACGCCATTTTGTTTGCAGAAATTGTGCATAAAATCGGCTTGCCGAAAGGGGTTTTCAACGTGGTAACAGGCTTTGGTAACGAAGTGGGTCCAGAGCTTTCGTCTAATGAAAGAGTGGGAATGGTATCCTTCACAGGCAGCCAGTTAGCAGGGCATAAAGTGATGGAAGCCGCAAGCAAAAACATCGTGAAAGTGAACTTAGAGCTTGGTGGTAAAGCCCCTGCGATTGTATTAGACGATGCTGATTTAGAATTAGCCGCCACCGCTGTGGTAAATTCTCGGGTGATCAACTCAGGGCAGGTGTGTAACTGTGCGGAGCGGATTTACGTTCACCGCAGCATCAAAGACGCTTTCGTGGCGAAACTCACTGAAAAAATGCAAGCGGTGCGTTATGGTAATCCATTAGAGCGTGATGACATTGATATGGGGCCGCTCGTCAATGAAAAAGGCCTAATTAAAGTGAAAGAGTTGGTTGAACGTTCATTGCAACAAGGCGGACGTTTGGTGATGGGTGGTAAAGTGGTCGAAGGCACGGGCTACTATTTCGAGCCGACCATTATTGATAATGTGGACAATTCAATGGAAATTATGCGGTCAGAAATTTTTGGGCCAGTGATTCCTGTTGCCACATTCGATACTATTGATGAAGCGATCAAACTTGCTAACGACTGTGAATACGGCTTAACGTCGTCCGTTTACACCCAAAATTTAAACAAAGCGATGAAAGTCATCTCCCGTTTGAAATTCGGTGAAACCTATGTGAACCGTGAAAACTTCGAAGCAATGCAGGGCTTCCACGCAGGCTGGCGGAAATCGGGTATTGGCGGTGCTGATGGCAAACACGGCTTAGAAGAATATCTCCAAACCCAAGTGGTTTACTTGCAGTTTGATGATAAGGTCTAA
- a CDS encoding pirin family protein, which translates to MRNVKKVYQANSQHWVGDGFLVQPLFSHMGEDRGTNPFLMLDYAAPYHFEPNRHYEDHAHGVGEHPHKGFETVTIAYQGEVAHRDSTGGGGVIKAGDVQWMTAGAGIMHEEFHSEAFSKSGGTFEMVQLWVNLPAKDKNTPPRYQHLAKENIPVIALPNDAGHVRIIAGEMDTTKGAADTFTEMNVWDVVIHAGKDAVFNIPASHSLSMVVLRGDATFNGKDNASAGQLVNFEQTNGEVRVSAGDAEVKILLLSGVPIDEPVVGYGPFVMNSIEEIRQAIDDFNRGKFGRI; encoded by the coding sequence ATGCGTAATGTGAAAAAAGTTTATCAAGCAAATAGCCAACACTGGGTTGGCGATGGTTTCTTAGTACAACCACTTTTCTCTCATATGGGTGAAGATCGTGGCACCAATCCATTCTTAATGTTGGATTATGCGGCACCGTACCACTTCGAGCCAAACCGTCATTATGAAGATCACGCCCACGGCGTGGGCGAGCATCCGCACAAAGGGTTTGAAACGGTGACTATCGCTTACCAAGGCGAAGTAGCTCACCGTGACTCCACCGGTGGCGGCGGCGTGATCAAAGCGGGCGATGTACAATGGATGACCGCAGGTGCGGGCATTATGCACGAAGAGTTTCACTCTGAAGCCTTCAGCAAAAGCGGTGGCACATTTGAAATGGTGCAACTTTGGGTCAATTTGCCTGCAAAAGACAAAAACACCCCACCACGCTATCAACATCTAGCCAAAGAGAACATTCCGGTGATCGCACTTCCAAATGATGCGGGACACGTTCGCATCATTGCGGGTGAAATGGACACAACCAAAGGGGCGGCAGACACATTCACTGAAATGAATGTGTGGGATGTGGTGATCCATGCAGGTAAAGACGCCGTGTTTAACATTCCAGCCAGCCACAGTCTTTCTATGGTGGTATTACGTGGTGATGCCACGTTCAACGGCAAAGACAACGCCAGTGCAGGTCAGTTGGTAAACTTTGAACAAACCAACGGCGAAGTGCGTGTCTCTGCAGGCGATGCGGAAGTGAAAATTTTACTGCTTTCGGGTGTGCCGATTGATGAGCCTGTGGTTGGTTATGGCCCATTCGTCATGAATTCCATTGAAGAAATTCGCCAAGCGATTGATGATTTCAATCGGGGTAAATTCGGACGGATTTAA
- a CDS encoding energy transducer TonB: protein MQIPFNTLEFDEISNLQMVEVNLGVEAPSVEVAPEPEPEPEPEPEPVVKEEITTTEVPEPVADLVKEEPKIEPPPKVEPPKKKPEPKPKKAEKKPKEKKEVKVAKKAEKPTASQGKPTAEGPIGKENGVAGSSATQGNGHTNASLGAGYGKAMVGRCSDISDEADDEGSVKLKVAVAESGKASSVEVIGPSGIKRLDNQAKRIASSHIYSPARSNGKAVAGLVIFTMNFKCGSAA from the coding sequence ATGCAAATTCCTTTTAATACCTTAGAGTTTGATGAGATCAGTAATTTACAAATGGTTGAAGTTAATCTCGGTGTGGAGGCACCGAGTGTTGAGGTAGCACCAGAACCTGAGCCTGAGCCTGAACCAGAGCCCGAACCTGTTGTTAAGGAAGAAATTACTACGACTGAAGTACCTGAGCCAGTTGCTGATTTGGTTAAGGAAGAACCCAAAATTGAGCCACCACCAAAAGTCGAACCCCCGAAAAAGAAACCAGAACCTAAACCTAAAAAGGCAGAGAAAAAACCAAAAGAGAAGAAAGAGGTGAAAGTTGCAAAAAAAGCAGAAAAACCGACCGCTTCCCAAGGAAAACCAACAGCTGAAGGTCCTATCGGTAAGGAGAATGGGGTTGCAGGTAGTAGCGCTACGCAAGGAAATGGGCATACCAATGCCAGCCTTGGGGCTGGGTATGGTAAAGCAATGGTTGGGCGTTGTTCGGATATTTCTGATGAGGCCGATGATGAAGGTTCGGTTAAATTAAAAGTAGCTGTTGCTGAAAGTGGTAAAGCTTCTAGCGTGGAGGTCATTGGTCCATCTGGCATTAAGCGTTTGGATAATCAGGCAAAAAGAATAGCATCTTCCCATATTTATAGCCCTGCTAGATCAAATGGTAAAGCCGTTGCAGGTTTAGTTATTTTTACGATGAATTTTAAATGTGGCAGTGCTGCATAA
- a CDS encoding alpha/beta hydrolase, with the protein MMKKIIGFSCVVFGLCYSAGSMAFVEKQIDVFSPSMNKKVPTTVVLPNGYSEDKKYSVIYTLHGWSGNHRNYPEKTALGELADKYHVIYVSTDGNYDSWFVDSEVKPDSKYHTFIAKELVPYIDQNYATIAAKEHRAITGLSMGGFGALYIGVNNQDLFGYIGSMSGGVIPQQYQHNWGISAVINKNWENYNITDLAHRFIFSKTQIIIDCGIDDFFIEPNRALHKKLLDLNVKHTYIEKPGSHTWDYWRESIHQHTFFFTEHFNKEEVKK; encoded by the coding sequence ATGATGAAAAAGATCATTGGTTTTTCTTGTGTGGTATTCGGTTTATGCTATTCCGCTGGCAGTATGGCATTTGTTGAAAAACAAATAGACGTATTCAGCCCTAGTATGAATAAAAAAGTACCGACGACAGTCGTACTCCCTAACGGCTATTCTGAGGATAAAAAATATAGTGTCATTTATACTTTACATGGTTGGTCTGGCAACCATCGTAATTACCCTGAAAAAACGGCATTAGGAGAATTAGCCGATAAATACCATGTGATTTATGTTTCTACCGATGGCAACTACGACAGCTGGTTTGTAGATAGCGAAGTCAAGCCTGACTCTAAATACCACACCTTTATCGCTAAAGAGTTAGTGCCTTATATTGATCAAAACTATGCGACTATTGCCGCCAAAGAACATCGAGCGATTACCGGACTGAGCATGGGGGGATTTGGTGCTTTGTATATCGGTGTGAATAACCAAGATTTATTTGGCTATATCGGCAGTATGAGTGGCGGCGTTATCCCACAGCAATATCAACATAATTGGGGAATTTCTGCCGTGATCAATAAAAATTGGGAAAATTACAATATCACAGACTTAGCTCATCGTTTTATTTTTAGTAAAACACAAATCATCATCGACTGTGGTATCGATGATTTTTTTATTGAGCCCAATCGAGCTCTCCACAAAAAGCTACTGGATCTCAATGTAAAACACACTTACATCGAAAAACCAGGTTCACACACTTGGGACTATTGGCGTGAATCGATTCACCAACACACTTTCTTCTTCACCGAACATTTCAATAAAGAAGAAGTAAAAAAATAA
- a CDS encoding DUF896 domain-containing protein, whose amino-acid sequence MRIAELDRINELARKAKTVGLSSDEIAERATLRQAYLSQIRGQVVNIMSTVTVLDSEGNDVTPAKLREMQAVGMQLH is encoded by the coding sequence ATGCGTATCGCAGAATTAGATCGAATCAATGAACTGGCACGTAAAGCCAAAACGGTTGGCTTGAGTAGTGATGAAATCGCAGAGCGTGCCACTTTACGTCAAGCCTATCTCAGCCAAATTCGCGGCCAAGTGGTGAATATTATGTCCACAGTAACCGTACTAGATAGTGAAGGGAATGACGTTACCCCCGCAAAATTACGTGAAATGCAAGCTGTGGGTATGCAACTTCACTAA
- a CDS encoding winged helix-turn-helix transcriptional regulator: MKEKPESLEHQSVCCPVSTTLEIIGGKWKVLILYHLNSQTRRFNELQRLLPKVTQRMLTLQLRELEMDGIVHREVYPQVPPKVEYSLTEFGSTLMPVIEAMFEWGQRYAVECLKHKKGA, from the coding sequence ATGAAAGAAAAACCAGAAAGCCTTGAACATCAATCCGTTTGTTGCCCTGTTAGCACCACATTAGAAATTATTGGCGGGAAATGGAAAGTGTTGATTTTGTATCACTTAAACAGCCAAACTCGCCGTTTTAACGAGTTGCAACGGCTATTACCGAAGGTGACACAGCGGATGCTCACCTTGCAATTACGTGAATTAGAAATGGACGGTATCGTTCATCGTGAAGTTTATCCCCAAGTACCACCAAAAGTAGAGTATTCACTCACGGAATTTGGTTCTACCTTGATGCCAGTGATTGAAGCGATGTTTGAATGGGGGCAACGTTATGCGGTGGAGTGTTTGAAACACAAGAAAGGGGCATAA
- a CDS encoding ExbD/TolR family protein, producing MAFGSFEKESGGVMSDINVTPLVDVMLVLLIVFMITMPVLTQSIPLELPTSSIEKQSEPKKVMRIAINQSGTYIGEQLVSEDELKTQLIQQFQEDKDAVVAISADVAVEYRYVVKVLELAQQSGLKKIGFVTEVK from the coding sequence ATGGCATTTGGATCATTTGAGAAAGAATCTGGCGGTGTGATGTCAGACATTAACGTTACCCCCTTGGTTGATGTCATGTTAGTGTTGTTGATTGTATTTATGATCACAATGCCTGTTTTAACCCAATCTATTCCTCTTGAGCTACCAACGTCAAGCATTGAAAAACAATCTGAGCCGAAGAAAGTGATGCGTATTGCCATCAATCAATCAGGAACGTATATCGGTGAACAGCTTGTTTCAGAAGATGAGTTAAAAACTCAACTTATTCAACAGTTTCAAGAAGATAAAGATGCCGTTGTGGCAATTTCTGCTGATGTTGCCGTCGAGTATCGCTATGTTGTGAAGGTGTTAGAACTTGCTCAACAGTCAGGCTTGAAAAAAATCGGATTTGTAACGGAAGTGAAATAA
- a CDS encoding MotA/TolQ/ExbB proton channel family protein — translation MNLIDIFKHQDMVLSISFGILVLMSVISWSIIFIRLTRMMSVKSRNKKTLATFWQSQHLSEAQQNITKDSSVIARILKEVLPSYQTYINQKDKLSGLQSQLSLKDFLTLNIRNAMSQVLRQFDGGLVTLASIGAVAPFIGLFGTVWGIFNALMDISQQGQVSIATVSAPIGEALVATAMGLFVAIPAVLAYNAITRLNRNLSQDLDAFAHDLYVFLLNKTEG, via the coding sequence ATGAACTTAATTGACATTTTTAAACATCAGGACATGGTACTTTCTATCTCATTCGGGATATTGGTACTGATGAGTGTAATTTCTTGGAGCATTATTTTTATTCGTTTAACACGTATGATGAGCGTGAAAAGTCGCAATAAAAAAACCTTAGCCACTTTTTGGCAATCTCAACATTTGAGCGAAGCTCAACAAAATATTACTAAAGACAGTTCAGTTATTGCTCGTATTTTGAAAGAGGTTTTACCAAGTTACCAAACCTACATCAATCAAAAAGATAAACTTTCAGGCTTACAATCACAACTCTCTTTGAAAGACTTCTTAACGTTAAATATTCGCAATGCGATGAGCCAAGTATTACGTCAGTTTGATGGTGGATTAGTTACTTTAGCTTCCATTGGTGCGGTTGCTCCTTTTATCGGTTTATTTGGAACAGTATGGGGTATTTTTAATGCCTTAATGGATATTAGCCAGCAGGGGCAAGTGAGTATTGCAACAGTGTCTGCACCAATTGGTGAGGCTCTTGTCGCAACGGCAATGGGGTTATTTGTAGCGATTCCAGCAGTATTAGCTTATAACGCCATTACTCGCTTAAATCGTAATTTATCCCAAGATTTAGATGCGTTTGCACACGATCTTTATGTGTTCTTACTCAACAAAACAGAGGGCTAA
- a CDS encoding ABC transporter permease: MNEKYKDLLRKMAALAGLILLVIFFSVTNEYFFTSNNIMTVGLQTSTIALIGIGATCVILTGGIDLSTGSVVALSGVAAAMIVNAGVPVPLGMIFGILVGGICGLINGVLVTRMKLPPFIATLGMMMVARGLALYVTNAAPVSGMPESFAALGNGALFKMVEEGPNGLPKVVFAGIPYPVIIMIFITVLFTFALTKLKVGRYIYAIGSNEEAARLSGIKTNLIKIYAYVASGLLSGLTGVILASRLVTAQPNGGVAYELDAIASAVVGGTSLMGGVGTIPGTLIGSFIIGVLRNGLNMNGVSSFVQMIVIGLVIIVAVSLDQLRQSKKLGKK, encoded by the coding sequence ATGAACGAGAAATATAAAGATTTGCTACGCAAAATGGCGGCACTTGCAGGGCTTATTCTGTTGGTGATTTTCTTTAGTGTGACCAACGAATACTTCTTTACTTCCAACAATATCATGACAGTTGGTTTGCAAACCTCGACTATCGCCTTAATTGGTATCGGAGCGACCTGTGTGATTTTAACGGGTGGTATCGATTTGAGTACGGGCTCTGTCGTTGCCCTTTCAGGTGTAGCAGCTGCGATGATCGTGAATGCGGGTGTGCCTGTGCCACTTGGTATGATTTTCGGGATTTTAGTCGGTGGAATTTGTGGCTTGATTAATGGTGTGTTGGTAACACGAATGAAACTGCCACCATTTATTGCTACCTTGGGTATGATGATGGTGGCTCGTGGTTTAGCCCTTTATGTGACCAACGCAGCACCTGTTTCGGGTATGCCAGAATCCTTTGCTGCTCTTGGTAACGGTGCGTTATTCAAAATGGTGGAAGAAGGCCCGAATGGCTTACCGAAAGTGGTGTTTGCGGGCATTCCGTATCCTGTGATTATTATGATCTTCATCACCGTCTTATTCACCTTTGCCCTCACTAAACTCAAAGTAGGTCGCTACATTTACGCTATCGGTTCGAATGAAGAAGCCGCTCGTTTATCAGGGATCAAAACCAACCTTATTAAAATTTATGCTTACGTTGCCAGTGGCTTGCTCTCTGGTTTAACGGGCGTAATCCTTGCATCTCGTTTAGTCACTGCACAGCCAAACGGTGGTGTGGCATACGAGCTAGATGCAATCGCAAGTGCAGTAGTCGGGGGAACATCGTTGATGGGCGGTGTCGGTACCATTCCTGGCACGTTAATTGGGTCATTCATTATCGGTGTACTCCGTAATGGTTTGAATATGAATGGCGTCTCATCGTTTGTGCAAATGATTGTTATCGGGTTAGTGATTATCGTCGCTGTGTCGTTAGACCAGCTCCGTCAATCTAAGAAACTTGGTAAAAAATAG
- a CDS encoding ABC transporter substrate-binding protein, with product MKKLAIVTATVLGLSTLFAGSAWAKSNEIAVIVKSANSTFWQNVKKGADDAGKGMGEYKVTFQGPESETAIDAQVNMVDNAVNRGVAGIVLAPSDPVALVPAVKKAYESGIPVVLIDSGLNSDGKYYQSFLATDNRAAGKLAAEKLLAKVKGGKVAVMSFTQGAQSAIERTGGFVDTVKAKAEYKIVGPYYSNSEMVTALNQTEDVLGSNPDIAAIFGANEPTAVGMARAVKQKGFAGKIVAVGFDGNSDLQNFVRDGTLDGIVVQSSYQMGYKGVDSVGKIIKGEKVEKTIDTGVVYVTKDNIDSEEAKAVLY from the coding sequence ATGAAAAAATTAGCAATCGTAACAGCAACCGTTTTAGGTTTATCTACCCTTTTCGCTGGCTCTGCTTGGGCAAAATCAAATGAAATTGCGGTGATCGTAAAATCCGCCAACTCAACCTTCTGGCAAAACGTAAAAAAAGGGGCAGATGATGCAGGCAAAGGAATGGGTGAGTACAAAGTGACTTTCCAAGGTCCTGAGTCCGAAACGGCGATCGATGCTCAAGTGAATATGGTGGATAACGCGGTTAACCGTGGTGTTGCAGGTATTGTATTGGCTCCATCAGATCCAGTGGCATTGGTTCCAGCAGTGAAAAAAGCCTATGAAAGTGGTATTCCTGTCGTGTTAATCGACTCAGGTCTTAACAGTGATGGCAAATATTACCAATCATTCTTAGCAACGGATAACCGTGCAGCAGGTAAATTAGCAGCTGAAAAATTACTGGCTAAAGTAAAAGGTGGAAAAGTAGCGGTAATGTCGTTCACTCAAGGTGCACAATCTGCAATTGAGCGTACAGGTGGCTTCGTGGATACCGTAAAAGCGAAAGCAGAATACAAAATTGTAGGGCCTTACTACTCTAATTCAGAAATGGTTACTGCATTAAACCAAACCGAAGACGTTTTAGGTTCTAACCCAGATATCGCAGCCATCTTCGGTGCAAACGAACCAACTGCAGTGGGTATGGCGCGTGCGGTTAAACAAAAAGGCTTTGCGGGTAAAATTGTTGCAGTAGGCTTTGATGGTAACTCAGACCTACAAAACTTCGTGCGTGATGGAACCTTAGATGGCATCGTGGTGCAATCTTCTTACCAAATGGGTTATAAAGGGGTTGATTCTGTAGGTAAAATCATTAAAGGTGAAAAAGTGGAGAAAACTATCGACACAGGTGTTGTTTATGTAACCAAAGACAACATTGACTCAGAAGAAGCGAAAGCTGTTCTTTACTAA